A genome region from Flavobacterium sp. includes the following:
- a CDS encoding Gfo/Idh/MocA family oxidoreductase translates to MEKISRRSFVNKFGLGVGASVVMTSLPSFMTETEKTHVPYTGKKLNIALCGLGNYASLLAEGLQVSEYCQLAGIVTGTPSKAGTWKKKYNIPEKNIYNYENFDEIVKNKDIDLVYVVTPNALHKEFTVRAAKAGKHVIVEKPMAITPEDCEEMIKVCNDNNVQLAMGYRLHYEPNHLEIKRLGQEKVMGQVRYIETGLGYSTYDVRDINKPVDLNARKEWRLTKKWAGGGCLINLGIYCIQVSRYVLGEEPIAVTAQFGHVNNKNMFSQVEENITWQMEFPSGAVANCSSSCGFGIDRFYAAADEGFFEMSPAVSYGPFIGKRSDGKPFNFPVINQQQTQMDEISKVILANKKLPNHITGEEGIKDVRIINAIYKAAETGKKISLL, encoded by the coding sequence ATGGAAAAAATTTCAAGACGTTCTTTTGTAAACAAATTTGGGCTTGGCGTTGGAGCTTCGGTTGTGATGACTTCACTTCCTTCTTTTATGACCGAAACAGAAAAAACTCATGTTCCTTACACCGGAAAAAAATTAAATATTGCTTTATGCGGTTTAGGAAACTATGCTTCACTGCTTGCTGAAGGGCTTCAGGTTTCTGAATACTGCCAGCTTGCAGGAATCGTTACCGGAACACCATCAAAGGCTGGAACATGGAAAAAGAAATATAATATTCCTGAGAAAAATATTTACAACTACGAAAATTTCGATGAGATTGTAAAAAACAAAGACATTGATTTAGTCTATGTTGTCACACCAAATGCATTACACAAAGAATTTACAGTTCGTGCAGCAAAAGCAGGAAAACATGTTATTGTCGAAAAACCAATGGCAATTACTCCCGAAGATTGTGAGGAAATGATAAAAGTCTGCAATGACAATAATGTACAATTGGCAATGGGTTATCGCTTGCATTACGAACCTAATCATCTAGAAATAAAACGTCTCGGACAAGAAAAAGTTATGGGACAAGTTCGTTATATTGAAACTGGTCTGGGTTATAGTACTTACGATGTTCGTGATATTAATAAACCTGTTGATCTAAACGCCCGCAAGGAATGGAGACTGACTAAAAAATGGGCCGGCGGCGGTTGTTTGATTAATTTAGGCATTTATTGCATTCAGGTTTCGCGTTATGTTTTAGGCGAAGAACCAATTGCTGTTACCGCACAATTTGGACATGTTAATAACAAAAATATGTTTTCTCAGGTTGAAGAAAATATCACTTGGCAAATGGAATTTCCGAGCGGTGCAGTTGCGAATTGCAGTAGTTCTTGTGGCTTTGGCATCGATCGATTTTACGCTGCTGCTGATGAAGGTTTCTTCGAAATGAGTCCTGCTGTAAGTTATGGGCCTTTTATTGGTAAAAGATCGGATGGAAAACCGTTTAATTTTCCGGTTATCAACCAACAGCAGACCCAAATGGATGAGATTTCTAAAGTTATTTTAGCCAACAAAAAACTTCCAAATCATATTACGGGCGAAGAAGGAATTAAAGATGTTAGAATCATCAACGCAATCTATAAAGCTGCTGAAACAGGAAAAAAAATAAGTTTGTTATAG
- a CDS encoding amino acid permease — protein sequence MAFSSLFRKKTVQDILKQVAQNESDGHNALGKHLTTKDLTAFGIAAIVGAGIFSTIGKASADGGPAVIFLFLFTALSCSFAAFAYAEFASMVPVSGSAYTYSYVAFGELIAWIIGWALIMEYAVGNITVAISWSDYFTGLLQSGGIHLPQWIQMDYLTASNGFNDAEALMRGGKSFENLSVALQQAHTAWTTAPTIGSFHFVTDIPALFIIILITALVYRGMKESRNASNLMVVVKLCVVLLVIAVGVFYVDTANWSPFAPNGVSGVLKGVSAVFFAYIGFDAISTTAEECKNPQRDLPRGMMWAIIICTLLYIAIALVLTGMVKYHELNVGDPLAFVFDKLDLKWMSGIIAVSAVVAMASVLLVFQMGQPRIWMSMSRDGLLPKKFSTVHPKFKTPSFATIVTGFVVAIPALFLNLTMVTDLCSIGTLFAFVLVCAGVLVLQNKPEIPRGKFKTPYINSKFILPVLMIAGLYYAFAFNNKATMAFINNEPQIYDATSIVTSLDKSESEKVFKYLESIEVNNKTAETSDLEHLLGQYQDDDAKYAEVVKGLPIADSAKYESGFSLFKHKIPMWIFLFVLVGLAVWAFRKNLSLIPLLGLICCLYMMAELSVWNWIYFTIWLIIGLLIYFTYSRKNSKLNVVKL from the coding sequence ATGGCATTTTCAAGTTTATTCCGAAAGAAAACAGTACAGGATATTCTAAAGCAGGTTGCTCAGAACGAATCAGATGGTCATAATGCACTAGGAAAACATTTGACCACCAAAGACTTAACTGCTTTTGGAATTGCGGCTATTGTTGGAGCGGGAATTTTTAGTACGATTGGAAAAGCCAGCGCAGACGGTGGACCAGCCGTTATCTTCTTATTCTTATTTACCGCTTTGTCTTGTAGTTTTGCTGCTTTTGCTTACGCTGAATTTGCTTCGATGGTTCCGGTTTCAGGAAGTGCTTATACTTATTCGTATGTTGCTTTTGGGGAATTAATTGCCTGGATTATTGGCTGGGCTTTGATTATGGAATATGCCGTTGGAAATATAACGGTCGCCATATCGTGGAGTGATTATTTTACAGGACTGCTCCAGAGCGGCGGAATTCATCTTCCGCAATGGATTCAGATGGATTATTTAACTGCTTCAAACGGTTTTAACGATGCTGAAGCCTTAATGCGAGGTGGAAAATCATTTGAAAATTTAAGTGTTGCTTTGCAGCAGGCACATACAGCGTGGACAACTGCACCAACAATTGGATCTTTCCATTTTGTGACTGATATACCGGCATTGTTCATCATTATTTTGATTACAGCTTTGGTTTACAGAGGAATGAAAGAATCTCGTAACGCAAGCAACTTAATGGTTGTCGTAAAACTTTGCGTAGTACTTTTAGTAATTGCAGTTGGAGTATTTTATGTAGATACTGCAAACTGGAGTCCGTTTGCGCCAAATGGAGTTAGCGGGGTTTTAAAAGGAGTTTCTGCCGTTTTCTTTGCTTATATTGGTTTTGATGCGATTTCTACAACAGCAGAAGAATGTAAAAATCCGCAGAGAGATTTACCACGCGGAATGATGTGGGCAATTATTATTTGTACACTTTTATATATTGCTATTGCTTTGGTTTTAACCGGAATGGTAAAATATCACGAATTAAATGTTGGAGATCCTTTGGCATTTGTTTTTGATAAATTAGACTTAAAATGGATGTCTGGAATTATTGCTGTAAGTGCAGTAGTTGCTATGGCGAGTGTTTTATTGGTTTTCCAAATGGGACAGCCTCGTATCTGGATGAGTATGAGCCGTGATGGTTTATTGCCAAAGAAATTCTCAACCGTTCATCCAAAATTCAAAACACCTTCTTTCGCTACAATTGTAACAGGATTTGTTGTAGCAATTCCAGCATTATTCTTAAACCTGACAATGGTAACGGATTTATGCAGTATCGGAACGTTATTTGCTTTTGTATTGGTTTGTGCTGGAGTTTTAGTTTTACAAAATAAACCTGAAATTCCAAGAGGAAAATTCAAAACGCCTTATATCAATTCAAAATTTATTCTGCCGGTTTTAATGATCGCCGGATTGTATTATGCTTTTGCATTCAACAATAAAGCGACAATGGCATTTATTAATAATGAACCACAGATTTACGATGCAACTTCAATCGTAACTTCTTTAGATAAATCAGAATCGGAAAAAGTTTTTAAATATTTAGAAAGTATTGAAGTAAATAATAAAACAGCTGAAACTTCAGATTTAGAGCATTTATTAGGACAATATCAGGATGACGACGCAAAATATGCTGAGGTTGTAAAAGGCCTGCCAATTGCTGATTCTGCAAAATATGAATCAGGTTTTAGTTTATTCAAACACAAAATTCCAATGTGGATATTCTTATTCGTTTTGGTTGGATTAGCGGTTTGGGCTTTCAGAAAAAATCTTTCTTTGATTCCGCTTTTAGGATTAATCTGCTGTTTGTATATGATGGCCGAATTAAGCGTTTGGAACTGGATTTACTTTACAATATGGTTAATAATAGGGTTATTGATTTACTTTACTTATAGTAGAAAAAATAGTAAACTGAATGTAGTTAAGTTATAA
- a CDS encoding aminotransferase class I/II-fold pyridoxal phosphate-dependent enzyme, which yields MKNFNPADKIQDLQYFGEFGGVNPSISDSSTYTFLSAKTMFDTFEGNMEGCYLYSRHSSPSNLYLDQALAAIEGTETANVSASGMGAITPTLLQLCGAGDHIVSSRTIYGGTYAFLKNFTPRFGIETSFVDITKLDIVEAAITAKTKVLYCETVSNPLLEVADIAGLAKIAKKHNLKLVVDNTFSPLSVSPAKLGADIVIHSLTKYINGSSDTVGGVTCASKEFINSLKNVNSGASMLLGPTMDSLRSASVMKNLRTLHIRIKQHSHNAHYLADMFEKDGLKTVYPGLKSHPSHELYKTMINPEYGFGGMLTIDVGTLEKANELMELMQERNLGYLAVSLGFYKTLFSAPGTSTSSEIPLEEQKEMGLTDGLIRFSIGLDNDIDRTYEMMKQCMIEVGVLNSTEIRKENFAEIR from the coding sequence ATGAAAAACTTTAACCCAGCAGACAAAATTCAGGATTTGCAATACTTTGGCGAGTTTGGAGGAGTAAACCCTTCAATTTCTGATTCTTCAACTTATACTTTTCTTTCGGCTAAAACCATGTTTGACACTTTTGAAGGCAATATGGAAGGCTGCTATTTATATTCACGTCATTCTTCGCCAAGTAACCTTTATTTAGATCAGGCTTTGGCGGCAATAGAAGGAACGGAAACCGCAAACGTTTCAGCTTCGGGAATGGGAGCCATTACACCTACTCTATTACAATTGTGCGGAGCCGGAGATCACATCGTTTCAAGCCGAACGATTTATGGCGGAACTTACGCTTTCCTAAAAAATTTCACACCAAGATTCGGAATTGAAACAAGCTTTGTTGACATAACAAAACTGGATATTGTTGAAGCAGCAATTACAGCGAAAACTAAAGTTTTGTATTGCGAAACAGTTAGTAATCCGTTATTGGAAGTTGCCGATATTGCTGGCTTGGCAAAAATTGCTAAAAAACACAATTTAAAATTGGTTGTTGATAATACATTTTCGCCTTTATCAGTTTCTCCTGCAAAATTAGGTGCAGATATCGTGATTCATAGTTTAACGAAATATATTAACGGAAGCAGCGATACTGTCGGCGGTGTAACTTGTGCTTCGAAAGAATTTATCAATTCGCTGAAAAATGTAAATTCTGGTGCAAGTATGCTTTTAGGACCAACAATGGATAGTTTGCGTTCTGCTTCTGTAATGAAAAACCTTCGAACGCTTCACATCCGCATTAAACAACACAGTCATAATGCGCATTATTTGGCCGACATGTTTGAAAAAGATGGTTTAAAAACGGTTTATCCGGGTTTAAAAAGCCATCCTAGTCATGAATTGTACAAAACAATGATTAATCCGGAATATGGTTTTGGCGGAATGCTGACAATTGATGTTGGAACTTTGGAAAAAGCCAATGAATTGATGGAATTAATGCAGGAAAGAAATCTTGGTTATTTGGCAGTAAGTTTAGGTTTTTACAAAACGTTATTCAGCGCGCCGGGAACTTCAACTTCTAGTGAAATCCCGTTAGAAGAACAAAAAGAAATGGGATTAACAGATGGTTTGATTCGTTTTTCTATTGGTTTGGATAACGATATTGATCGTACTTATGAAATGATGAAACAATGTATGATCGAAGTTGGAGTTTTGAATTCCACAGAGATTCGCAAAGAAAATTTCGCAGAGATTCGCTAA
- a CDS encoding Lrp/AsnC family transcriptional regulator, which translates to MILDEIDKKLLVLLQTDSKKTNKELSLKLNLSVTAVYERIKKLEREGIIKNYAALVDKSKIEKGFVVFCHLKLIQHTKEFLTKFESEVIKLNEVLECHHVSGDYDYILKVLVKDMEAYREFLVTKLTSLQHIGSTQSMFMISEVKNSTVISF; encoded by the coding sequence ATGATTCTTGACGAAATAGATAAAAAACTTCTAGTTTTACTTCAAACCGATAGTAAAAAGACCAACAAAGAATTGTCTTTAAAATTGAATTTATCGGTAACGGCAGTTTACGAACGAATCAAAAAACTCGAACGCGAAGGCATAATAAAAAACTACGCAGCCTTAGTTGATAAATCTAAAATCGAAAAAGGATTTGTGGTTTTCTGCCATTTAAAGTTGATTCAGCACACAAAAGAATTTCTAACCAAATTTGAAAGTGAAGTTATCAAACTAAACGAAGTTTTAGAATGCCATCACGTAAGCGGTGATTATGATTATATTTTAAAAGTCTTAGTAAAAGATATGGAGGCGTACAGAGAGTTTTTGGTAACAAAACTAACTTCGTTACAGCATATAGGCAGTACGCAAAGCATGTTTATGATTAGCGAAGTGAAGAATTCGACGGTGATTTCGTTTTAA
- a CDS encoding SRPBCC domain-containing protein: protein MEKLQFKTEINATAQKVYEVMLGLKDKKNYEYWTAIFNPTSTYEGSWEKGSKIYFVGLDENGKKGGMVSEIVENQPAKFVSIRHYGFLDGDTEVTTGEQVEKWTGGHENYSYQENNGITTVTVDLDTVDEYLDYFKNTYPKALNKLKEISER from the coding sequence ATGGAAAAGCTACAATTCAAAACAGAGATAAATGCAACGGCTCAAAAAGTGTATGAGGTGATGTTAGGTTTGAAAGACAAAAAAAATTATGAATATTGGACAGCAATATTTAATCCAACTTCTACCTACGAAGGAAGCTGGGAAAAGGGAAGCAAAATATATTTTGTGGGTCTGGACGAAAACGGCAAAAAAGGCGGAATGGTTTCTGAAATTGTAGAAAACCAGCCTGCCAAATTTGTTTCTATAAGACATTACGGTTTCCTTGATGGCGACACAGAAGTCACTACAGGTGAACAAGTCGAAAAATGGACAGGCGGTCACGAAAATTATTCTTATCAGGAAAATAACGGTATAACAACCGTAACAGTAGATTTGGATACTGTTGACGAATATTTGGATTATTTTAAAAATACTTACCCGAAAGCATTAAATAAATTAAAAGAGATTTCGGAACGATAG
- a CDS encoding DUF4304 domain-containing protein yields MTAKEKQEILIKTYLKPLLKDKGYKTSGNNWWKNNETFYSVINLQNFSFNSKDQVDFCFNIGIALERFISDKTKKKITGYDIAIPCREQCFISKSRQEHKFRKNLGFRLETDTNMEDFTTEFRIDFEQNILPTLESLNSIDKCVEFYDKMPLWKNTFRQLVEKNK; encoded by the coding sequence ATGACTGCAAAAGAAAAACAAGAAATATTAATTAAAACTTATTTAAAACCTCTTCTTAAAGACAAAGGCTATAAAACCAGTGGAAATAATTGGTGGAAAAATAATGAAACTTTTTACTCTGTAATAAATCTTCAAAACTTCTCTTTTAATTCAAAAGATCAGGTCGATTTTTGCTTTAATATTGGAATTGCACTGGAAAGATTTATTTCAGATAAAACAAAGAAAAAGATAACTGGTTATGATATTGCCATTCCTTGCAGAGAACAATGCTTTATTTCTAAAAGCAGACAAGAGCATAAATTTAGAAAAAATCTAGGTTTTCGTCTGGAAACTGATACAAATATGGAAGATTTTACTACTGAATTTAGAATAGATTTTGAGCAAAATATTTTGCCTACACTAGAAAGTTTAAATTCAATTGATAAGTGTGTCGAATTTTATGACAAAATGCCTTTGTGGAAGAATACTTTTAGACAACTTGTGGAGAAAAACAAATAG
- the lpdA gene encoding dihydrolipoyl dehydrogenase gives MSSFDVVIIGSGPGGYVSAIRCAQLGFKTAIVEKYNSLGGTCLNVGCIPSKALLSSSHHYAEIAHFADHGIEVSGDVKINLEKMIARKQAVVDQTVGGINYLMDKNKITVFNGLGSFVDATHIAVAKADGTSETIEAKYTVIATGSKPSSLPFIKIDKERIITSTEALALKEVPKHLVIIGGGVIGIELGQVYLRLGAQVSVVEFMDRIIPGMDGALSKELTKVLKKQGMKFYVSHKVKSVERNGDAVVVQAENAKGETITLEGDYSLVSVGRRPYTDGLNADKAGVKISDRGQVEVNDHLQTNVPNIYAIGDVVRGAMLAHKAEEEGVMVAEILAGQKPHIDYNLIPGVVYTWPEVAAVGQTEEQLKAAGVAYKSGSFPFKALGRARASADLDGFVKILADEKTDEVLGVHMIGARTADLIAEAVTAMEFKASAEDISRMSHAHPTFAEAVKEAALAATENRALHV, from the coding sequence ATGAGTTCATTTGACGTAGTCATTATAGGTTCAGGTCCTGGAGGATATGTATCAGCAATTCGTTGCGCACAATTAGGTTTCAAAACTGCAATTGTAGAAAAATATAATTCATTGGGCGGAACTTGCCTTAACGTAGGTTGTATTCCTTCAAAAGCATTATTATCTTCTTCTCACCATTATGCTGAAATCGCTCATTTTGCAGACCACGGAATCGAAGTTTCTGGTGATGTAAAAATCAATTTAGAGAAAATGATTGCCCGCAAACAAGCTGTAGTTGATCAAACTGTAGGCGGAATCAATTATTTAATGGATAAAAATAAAATCACGGTTTTCAATGGTTTAGGTTCTTTCGTAGATGCAACTCACATCGCTGTTGCAAAAGCTGACGGAACTTCTGAAACTATCGAAGCAAAATATACTGTAATTGCTACAGGATCAAAACCATCTTCTTTGCCATTCATCAAAATTGATAAAGAAAGAATCATCACTTCTACTGAAGCTTTGGCTTTAAAAGAAGTTCCAAAACATTTAGTAATCATTGGTGGAGGAGTTATCGGAATCGAGCTTGGACAAGTTTACCTTCGTTTAGGTGCTCAGGTTTCTGTAGTGGAATTCATGGACAGAATCATCCCGGGAATGGATGGAGCTCTTTCTAAAGAATTAACTAAAGTGTTGAAAAAACAAGGAATGAAATTCTACGTTTCTCACAAAGTAAAATCAGTTGAAAGAAACGGTGATGCTGTTGTAGTTCAGGCTGAAAATGCAAAAGGAGAAACTATCACTCTTGAAGGAGATTATTCATTAGTTTCTGTAGGTCGTCGTCCGTACACAGACGGATTAAACGCTGATAAAGCGGGAGTTAAAATTTCTGACAGAGGACAAGTTGAAGTAAACGATCATTTACAAACGAATGTTCCAAATATCTATGCAATTGGTGACGTTGTTCGTGGAGCAATGTTAGCACACAAAGCAGAGGAAGAAGGAGTTATGGTTGCTGAAATCTTAGCAGGTCAAAAACCACATATCGATTATAATTTAATCCCTGGTGTAGTGTACACTTGGCCGGAAGTTGCAGCAGTTGGACAAACTGAAGAGCAATTAAAAGCGGCAGGAGTTGCTTATAAATCTGGAAGTTTCCCATTTAAAGCTTTAGGACGTGCAAGAGCAAGTGCTGACTTAGACGGATTCGTAAAAATCTTAGCTGACGAAAAAACAGATGAGGTTTTAGGAGTTCACATGATTGGAGCACGTACAGCAGATTTAATTGCTGAAGCGGTTACTGCAATGGAATTCAAAGCTTCTGCTGAGGATATTTCAAGAATGAGCCACGCGCACCCAACTTTCGCGGAAGCGGTGAAAGAAGCAGCATTGGCAGCAACAGAAAACAGAGCTTTACACGTATAA
- a CDS encoding lipocalin family protein: protein MKNKYIAPVLLGAGIAFILYSNRSKIPKKATAITNFDKDKYLGKWFEIARLDYKWERNLDNVSAEYSLNSDGTIKVHNKGHNVKKDKWEESIGKARLVKKDNVGMLKVSFFGPLYSGYNIIAVDDNYKYALVAGESLKYMWILSRETTMPEAVKADFLIKAQEIGYNISDLIWVKHDKSN from the coding sequence ATGAAAAATAAATATATTGCTCCGGTTTTATTAGGAGCAGGAATTGCGTTCATACTTTACTCAAACAGATCGAAAATTCCTAAAAAAGCAACGGCCATTACCAATTTTGATAAAGATAAATATTTAGGAAAATGGTTCGAAATTGCCAGATTAGATTATAAATGGGAAAGAAACTTAGACAATGTTTCTGCCGAATATTCTCTTAACAGCGATGGTACCATAAAAGTTCATAATAAAGGCCATAATGTCAAAAAAGACAAATGGGAAGAAAGCATCGGGAAAGCCAGACTTGTCAAAAAAGACAATGTTGGTATGCTTAAGGTCTCATTTTTTGGTCCTTTATATTCCGGATATAATATTATTGCGGTAGATGACAATTACAAGTATGCCCTTGTTGCCGGCGAAAGTCTTAAATACATGTGGATACTTTCAAGAGAAACAACAATGCCTGAAGCGGTAAAAGCAGATTTTTTAATTAAAGCTCAGGAAATTGGATACAATATTTCAGATTTGATTTGGGTAAAACACGATAAATCAAACTAA
- a CDS encoding DoxX family membrane protein: protein MKIATIIVRVLIGLLLLFASISFFFKLAPEPETTGNFKAFNMGLVASTYLLPLAKTVELLCGISFVTGRFVTLANILILPITINILFINYFLTPEGLPIAGLLFLGNLFLIYRYWDNYKTVFTP, encoded by the coding sequence ATGAAAATTGCTACTATTATTGTCCGCGTTTTGATCGGCCTTTTACTGTTGTTTGCCTCTATTTCGTTCTTTTTTAAACTTGCGCCGGAACCAGAAACAACAGGTAATTTTAAGGCATTTAATATGGGTTTAGTCGCTTCAACTTATCTGCTTCCATTAGCAAAAACAGTTGAATTACTTTGCGGGATTTCATTTGTAACGGGTCGTTTTGTTACTCTGGCAAACATCCTGATTTTACCAATCACAATCAACATTTTGTTTATCAATTATTTTTTAACGCCGGAAGGTCTTCCTATTGCCGGATTACTTTTTCTAGGCAATTTATTTTTGATTTACAGATATTGGGATAATTATAAAACAGTTTTTACACCATGA
- a CDS encoding anthranilate synthase component I family protein — MRVSFTKHISNPELFKQQLLNWSQQFREVVFLDSNSYPQEYSSFDCLLAVDAFTSLKTDFQNAFEDLKQYQQTTKDWLLGYLSYDLKNDTENLKSNNFDGLEFPDLFFFQPKKIFLLKENQLEIQYLLLCDDEVEDDFHEIVESRKSKVESGNSLKIQQRISKDSYIEKVTKMLEHIHKGDMYEANFCMEFFAENAVINPLEKFQKLNEISQAPFSVFFKNHKQFLLSASPERYLKKVGENIISQPIKGTSKRFLDSVEDQKSKEYLESDAKERAENIMITDLVRNDLSHTAQKGSVEVAELCKIYSFLQVHQMISTITSKLDAQYSAIDVLKTTFPMGSMTGAPKISVMNIIENLEETKRGLYSGAVGYFTPEGDFDFNVVIRSILYNQEKEYVSFSVGSAITSLSIPEKEYEECLLKAKAMHEVLQ, encoded by the coding sequence TTGAGAGTTTCTTTTACCAAACATATTTCAAATCCAGAGCTGTTTAAGCAGCAGCTTTTAAACTGGTCGCAGCAATTTCGGGAAGTCGTTTTTTTAGACAGTAATTCTTATCCGCAGGAATATTCAAGCTTTGATTGTCTGCTGGCTGTTGATGCTTTTACGTCTTTAAAAACCGATTTTCAAAACGCTTTTGAAGATTTAAAACAATATCAGCAAACTACAAAAGACTGGCTTTTAGGATATCTTTCTTATGATTTAAAAAATGATACCGAAAATCTGAAATCAAATAATTTTGACGGATTAGAATTTCCGGATTTATTTTTCTTTCAGCCCAAAAAAATATTTCTATTAAAAGAAAATCAGCTGGAAATTCAATATTTGCTTCTTTGTGATGATGAAGTTGAAGATGATTTTCATGAGATAGTCGAAAGTCGAAAGTCGAAAGTCGAAAGTGGTAATTCTTTAAAGATTCAGCAGCGTATTTCTAAAGATTCATATATCGAAAAAGTAACTAAAATGCTGGAGCATATTCATAAAGGCGATATGTATGAAGCTAATTTTTGTATGGAGTTTTTTGCCGAAAATGCGGTGATTAATCCCTTAGAAAAATTTCAGAAATTAAATGAAATTTCGCAAGCACCTTTCTCTGTTTTCTTTAAAAATCACAAACAGTTTTTACTTTCTGCTTCACCGGAACGTTACCTGAAAAAAGTTGGAGAAAACATTATTTCACAGCCTATAAAAGGAACTTCAAAACGATTTTTAGATTCTGTTGAAGATCAAAAATCAAAAGAATATCTGGAATCTGATGCAAAAGAACGTGCAGAGAATATCATGATTACAGATTTGGTTCGAAATGATTTATCACACACTGCCCAAAAAGGCTCTGTTGAAGTTGCCGAACTCTGCAAAATTTATTCGTTTTTGCAGGTTCACCAAATGATTTCGACAATAACATCAAAACTAGATGCGCAATATTCTGCAATTGATGTTTTAAAAACCACTTTCCCAATGGGAAGTATGACAGGTGCGCCAAAGATTTCGGTTATGAATATTATCGAGAATCTTGAAGAAACCAAACGCGGGCTTTACAGCGGAGCGGTAGGATATTTTACTCCCGAAGGCGATTTTGATTTTAATGTTGTAATTCGAAGCATTCTCTACAATCAGGAAAAAGAATATGTTTCGTTTTCTGTTGGAAGCGCAATAACATCCCTTTCAATTCCCGAAAAAGAATACGAAGAATGTTTACTAAAAGCTAAAGCCATGCACGAGGTTTTACAATAA
- the tilS gene encoding tRNA lysidine(34) synthetase TilS: MLLKFQNHIISRFPFLAEKKLFLAVSGGLDSMVLLHLLQKLRYEIAVLHCNFQLRGLESFGDQDFIQKYCEQNNIPVFTTQFDTEAFAKDYKLSTQVAARELRYSWFYELLEEKNFDYILTAHHADDNLETFIINLTRGTGLEGLTGIPEQNDKIIRPLLPFSREEILKYAEENNIEWREDSSNASNKYLRNKIRHDLVPILKEINPNFLNAFEKTQSYLQESKEMVEDASIMIYQQVAKEAEEDIHFDLKQLKKLPNYKSYLYQWLNEFGFSAWNDIYDLVEGQSGKQVFSDEFRLLKNRETLILSPISETALNEEFQIQENDTEVNFPLNLKLCQVDDITINSNKAIFVDAKKIQFPLVLRRWNEGDTFQPFGMNGKSKKVSKLFKDEKLSLIEKEKTWILSSDNQIVWIVGMRQDERFRVENTTNKILKIELQ, from the coding sequence ATGCTTTTAAAATTTCAGAATCATATCATTTCCAGATTTCCATTTTTAGCCGAGAAAAAGCTTTTTCTTGCTGTTAGTGGCGGTTTAGACAGTATGGTTTTACTTCATTTACTTCAAAAACTGCGGTATGAAATTGCGGTTTTGCACTGCAATTTTCAGCTTCGGGGATTAGAAAGTTTTGGCGATCAGGATTTTATTCAAAAATACTGCGAACAAAATAATATTCCCGTTTTTACAACCCAGTTTGATACTGAGGCTTTTGCCAAAGATTATAAATTATCAACACAAGTTGCGGCCAGAGAACTTCGCTACAGTTGGTTTTATGAGCTTTTAGAAGAAAAAAACTTCGATTATATCTTAACAGCACATCATGCTGATGATAATCTGGAAACTTTTATCATCAATTTAACCCGCGGAACAGGATTGGAAGGTTTAACCGGAATTCCGGAACAAAATGACAAAATCATTCGTCCGCTTCTGCCATTTTCAAGAGAAGAAATTCTAAAATATGCTGAAGAAAATAATATCGAATGGAGAGAAGACAGCAGTAATGCTTCCAATAAATATCTTCGAAATAAAATTCGTCACGATTTAGTTCCGATTCTTAAAGAAATCAATCCCAACTTTCTGAATGCTTTTGAGAAAACACAATCGTATCTTCAGGAATCCAAAGAAATGGTTGAAGATGCATCGATTATGATTTATCAGCAAGTAGCAAAAGAAGCAGAAGAGGATATACATTTTGATTTAAAGCAGCTCAAAAAACTTCCAAATTATAAATCGTATTTGTACCAATGGCTGAATGAGTTTGGCTTTTCGGCGTGGAATGATATTTACGATTTAGTGGAAGGACAATCTGGTAAACAGGTTTTTTCAGATGAATTCAGGCTTTTAAAAAATAGAGAAACTTTGATTTTGAGCCCGATTTCGGAAACAGCCTTAAACGAAGAATTTCAAATTCAGGAAAACGATACAGAAGTTAATTTTCCCTTAAATTTAAAGCTTTGTCAGGTAGACGACATTACTATAAATTCAAATAAAGCTATCTTTGTTGACGCTAAAAAAATCCAGTTTCCTTTAGTTCTTCGCAGGTGGAATGAAGGAGATACTTTTCAGCCTTTTGGAATGAATGGGAAGTCGAAAAAAGTGAGCAAACTTTTTAAAGATGAAAAATTATCATTGATTGAAAAGGAAAAAACATGGATTTTATCTTCGGATAATCAAATAGTCTGGATTGTTGGCATGAGACAAGACGAACGTTTTAGAGTTGAAAACACCACAAATAAAATACTTAAAATAGAATTGCAATAA